The window TTCTATCTCTATGAGACCCAGGTCTTCGAGGAGGGCAAATGAGTCGCGGCAAAGAAGACCGGCCTGGGGAGCTCACCGAGCAGGAGAAGCAACAGCTCCTGCATATCGCCCGCGCTGCCATTGCCAGCCGGCTCAAGGGTGAGCCGCTCCCAGACTTTGCCCCAGTCTCTGAACGATTGCGGCAGAAGCAAGGAGCCTTCGTGACCCTGCACAAGCGCAGGGCCTTGCGGGGGTGCATTGGCTACATCGAGCCGGTGAGCCCGCTCTACCTTGCGGTGGCGGAGATGGCCCAGGCAGCAGCCTTTGAAGACCCGCGCTTTGCCCCGCTCAGCGAGGAGGAGCTCTCAGAGGTGGATATTGAGATTTCTGTGCTTTCGCCCACGCGCGAGATTAGCGACCTGGAGGAGATCAAGGTGGGGGAGCACGGCCTGATCGTCCAACAGGGAATTCGCAAGGGTCTGCTGCTCCCTCAAGTGGCTACCGAATGTAACTGGGACCGGACGACGTTCTTGCGTCACACCTGCTTGAAGGCCGGCCTGCCCGCCGATGCCTACAAGCAGAAGGGCACGTCCATCAAAGTGTTCTCAGCACAGGTATTTGGGGAAAAGGAGAGGGAGGACTAACGCCGATTCAAGCACAGGGCGGCGGCGACGAGCGCACTAAGGTTGAGGAAAGCTAAGCCGACCGTGGTGAGTGGCAGGCCGAGCACCGGAATGGCGATCGCCGCCGCCAGTAGGGCGCCCACACTTGCACCCAGCAGGTCGAGGGCGTAGATGGTGCCCGCGGTGTGCTCCACGCGCGTTCCGGCTTTGGCAAAAAGGTCATTGGCCAGAGGGAACTGGTAGCCGTCCAATGCCCCTGTTGCGAGGAGCAGCAGTGGAAGCACGAACTGCGTCAAAGATCCGTGCGTAGTAGAAGCCTTCGGCAGGCCATACATCACCCCGAGAGTCGCTAAGGGAAGCAACACCAAGGTCGCTACGACTGCCTTGAACCTGGCTGCGACGCCCGAGCCGCGTTGCACCGCGCGGGTGCCCAACATCCCACCAATGGCCAAGCCCGCCATAAACGCCGTCACCAAGAGCGACACTCGGTAGTAGACGTAGCCGTAGATTGCCTGAAACGCCACCATACAAGCTACTTCCAACGCAATCCCCGAGAAGCCGGCGCAGAGCACTGCCCACCCCACAGCCCAGCGCTGCACTCTTGCCAGCGACCAACGCATGCGTGCTGCCACGGCGAAGAAGAGGGCCACAATGGCCGCCGGCAGCCATATCGCCCAGGAGCCTGCGTGGGCGATGGCATCGAACAGACGCGCCGTCACCGGGCTGACCTGCCTGCTCCACAGAATCAGGTCGAAATAATAGGCGACCGGGGCAAAGTCGGTGTTGAGGCGCTCATTTCTGTGTCCCTCCAACACCTGGTTGAGATAGCTCACGCGCGCTGTGGCTAACCGGAAGGGCAAATAGTACTCGCGGACGAATTGCGTCGCTATGCCCCGCTCGCGCAGGCGCTGGAGGAGAAGTGTGGCGTCGGTGGTCAGTTTGGTAGGCGGGGTGCTGGCAAAGAAGTGCGCCGTCGCGCCAGGAAAGAGCACCACCTCTGGGAACACAGAAGCGAGGGTGTTGCGCAGACAGGAGAGAAAGCGTGCCAACTCCTCGCCGATGACGTTTTCGGAGGAGCTGACGGCAAAGGAGAGCACGCCGCCTGGATTGAGAACGTCCCGCACGCGCATGAAAAACTCACGGGTGAAGAAGCGGTTCACCATGGTGGTGCGCGGTTCGGGCAAGCCGATGATGACCACGTCGTAGCGACTAGTGGCCTTCTGCACGTAGAGCCTGCCGTCGACGTGGTGCACGCCGACGCGGAGGTCGTCCAGCACCCCGACTGCCTCGGCTGGGAGGTACTCTCGCGCCAAAGTGATGAGGCGCGGGTCAAGCTCCACATAGTCGATGTGGCTCACCGAAGGTGTCTTGAGCACCTCCTGCAGGCCACCTCCGAGACCGCCGCCCAGCAGGAGGACCCTTTCTGGCCGTGGGTGCTGCAGAAGCGCAAGCTGCACCAGATTCTCGGCCGCTTCGGGGTCCGGGTAGGTGAAAGAGATGAGCCCATTTTCAAAGAAGCTCACGCTCTCGTCGGCCGTGACGACAGCGACATTGGCGTAGGGCGTGTTCTCGCTGTGCAGCAAGCGGTAGTCGTGCCAAAAAAGGGAATTGCCCAAGCGGTGGAGCGGCGTGGCGGTGGCGGCCAAGGCGACAATTCCGCCAACAACGACGATACCCACGGGCAGGCGCACCTTCCTTTTCGGCCAAAAGCAAAGGAGCCACGCACTGACCAGATTAAGGCTCCCCAACAATGCAGCTATCTCCAGGGCGTGCAAGTACCGAATGAGGAGAAAGCTGGCCGCTATGCCCCCGACAGTGGCGCCAATCGACTCGAGCACGTACACACGACCTATGGCGACGGAATCGCCGAGGCCATGCGCAGCGAATGCCTTGCAGCCCAAGGTGTACAAGAAACCGAGGACGAAACATACCGGGCCGATGACCGCAGGAGGGGTCAACAGCATCGGCAGCAAGCCCACCACCTGGCCCTGGCTCTTTCCCCAGGCCATCATGCTCGCCCGCGCGCCAAGGATGGTGGCGGGCAGCACAAGGGCTGCAATCGTCTGCAATAGGGCAAAGGCGGAACTTGCCCTGGTCAAACGGCGCCCTACCCGTCCTGCTAAGGCGCTGCCTGCTGCAGTGCACAGCAGCCAACTGGTCAGGAGCAGACCAAGCAGCAATTCGTTGCCGTAGAACACCACTACCAGCTCGCGCATGGCCACCACCTGCGCGACGGTAGCCGTGGCCCCCATGACCAACACCGCAAAGCCAAGCCGAAATCTCATCGCCGATCTCTCGAGTCAATTCTTTTGGCTCGCGTAAAAATAGGCAATAGTGGAGCCAATTGCAAGGGGAAAACCGTCGTGAGCTCGCAATGCCAAGCACGGGTGGTTCTCGCTTCCGCTGGTGGCTACAAGCCGAGCGTGGGACATGCGCCTTCAAGCCCAGTACCTCCGCGTCGGAGGTTGTGTGCGTTGCCTGCCACTGCACACGTCCTCTGCGGTGGTACTGGTTTTGAGGCCGCAATGGGTGCCAACCGAACGGACCCGTCAGGGCGCCAAGAGCGTGTTTTCGCCGCAAAAACGACTTGATTTTCGGGCAAAATGTTGTAAATTTACTGATGCGTTGGCGGTGTAGCTCAGCTGGCTAGAGCAGCGGAATCATAATCCGCGGGTCCGGGGTTCGAATCCCTGCACCGCTACTGATGGGAACGAGACCCGAAAAAGACAAACGGTTTTCTAGGCTCCCGACCTTTCCTTCGCGAAAGGTCTTTTTGTTTGCACAAGACCATGCTCCTTGCGCGCTTTGAAAAGTGCTTGCGGGAACACCGCCTCGTCGCCCCAGGCCAGACGGTTCTGGTAGCAGTTTCTGGCGGCGTGGATTCGATGGTGCTGCTGGACCTTTTCGCCTGCATTCAAGAACCCTGGCGGCTGCAGCTGGTCGTGGCACACCTCAACCATGGCCTGCGCGGCAAAGAGGCCGACCGCGACCAGACCTTTGTCAGCACACGTGCCGGCCACTACGGCCTGCCCGTGGTGACCGAGCGGGCGGATGTTGCCGGCTACGCGCGCCAGCGACACTTGTCCCGTGAGGCCGCAGCCCGCGAGGTGCGCTATGACTTCTTGCGACGGGCGGCGCAGCAAGCGGGCGCCGAGCGCGTTGCCTTGGGCCACCACGCCAATGACCAGGCAGAGACCTTCCTCGACCATCTCCTGCGCGGAGCCGGTCTCGCCGGGTTGGGCGGCATGTGGTGGCAGCGGGACATCTTCGTGCGCCCGCTCCTTGGGTTCACCCGCGCCGAACTAACCGAATACGCCACCCACCACCGGCTGCCATTTTGCGAAGATAGTTCCAATGTTGACCTGCGGATGCGCAGGAACCGGCTGCGGCACGAGCTAGTGCCTCACCTGGCTTCCCACTACAACCCGCGCGTCGTGGAGGCGCTCAGCCGCGCCTGCCAGGCGTTCCAGGAAGCTGACCAGGGCTTGCGCATCATCGCTGCCCGACAGCTGGCCCGCGACGGGCGCGAAGAGGGGGGAAAAATTGTTCTTGATATTGCTGAGTTTTTGCGCTATCTTTCAGTGACGCAAAAGTATGTGTTGATGGACGTGGTGGAGCGGATGGGAGGTAGGCGCTCGCAGCTCGACAGCCGAACCCTGGAACGCGTGCTCCGCTTGGTGAGGCAGGCACGGCCGGGGACGAGGGTAAGCCTGGGGGGAGGAATCGAGGCCGCCGTCTCCGGTCGCTACTTGGTGATCGGCCCGAGCGCCCAAGGGTCCTTTTGCCTGCCAGTGCACATCGGCCGAGAGGTAGCTGACCCAGCGCGTGGTTTCGTCTTCAAGTGTTCGCCAGCCACGCGGGAAGAATTCCAGGCGCTGCGCGGCACATCCCCTGCCGTGGAATTTGTCGATGCCGGGCAGGTCGAAGAGCCGCTGCGGCTGCGTTCGTGGCAGCGCGGCGACCGCTTTTTCCCCCTGGGGATGCAGGAGAGCAAGAAACTGTCGGACTTTTTCATCGATGCCAAAGTGCCGCACCATCGCCGCCATCTTGTGCCGCTCCTCGAGTGCGCCAAGGGTATCATCTGGGTGTGCGGGCTGCGCCTCGATGAACGGTTTCGCGTCACCGACAAGACGAGGCAGCTACTAAGACTGGAATTCCACAGCGACTATGCCAGCAAAGAGCGAGAAGCAGAAGGCTGAGGCGTGTGACGGCTATCGGCTGATGTTGAGCCCGCGCCGCATCCAGCGCCGCATCAAAGAGTTAGCCAAGGAGTTGTCCCGAGACTATCGCGGCCGCGTTCCGGTGTTCATCGGCGTGCTGAACGGTGGGTTCATCTTCATGGCCGACCTGATCAGAGCGCTGGAGATAGACTGCGAGGTCGATTTCATGAAAATCTCCAGCTATGGCGACGAGACCATGACCTCCGGCTGGGTGAAGCTCTTGAAAGACGTCGACTGCCAGATCGAAGGTCGGGATGTGGTGGTCGTCGAGGATATTGTCGACTCCGGGCTCTCCATTCAGTTCCTGCACCGGCGGCTGCAGCGTTTCAAGCCCAAGTCGGTCAAGTATGTTGCTTTGCTTCTCAAAGAAGGTGCCGCCAAGGTGCCTTACGAGGTGGACTATGTTGGGTTCCGCATCCCGAACGAATTCGTTGTCGGCTACGGTCTTGACCAGGCGCAGCTGCTGCGCAACCTTGGCGGCATTTACGTGAAGAAGGAGTGATCCACCTCCAGGAAGGTTTGGCATTATGAAGGACCGAGAGCTGCATCACGCCCCGTTGCGGCGGACAGGCGGCAATGGCGATGGTCGCCGCCCTGAGGGCAAGGGCCCTGACAAGGGGGGCCCCCGCAAGGAAGAGAACTTCCAGTGGGCGCGCATGGGGCGCACGCTCTTCTTGTGGCTGATTATCATCACGGTTTCCCTGTACATATCGCAGCGGCTCACCATCCGCAACCGGGGCGAACAGGAGCTGCAATACGCGCCGCACTTTGTCGAGCTCCTTGCGGCGCGCCAGGTGCAGAAAGTGATGGTGCGGGGCAAGGAGCTGCATGGCGAGGTGCGCGAGCCACAACCCTTCCCGAAGGCAGGCGGCCAGGGGTACTATACCAAGTTTCGCGTCGCCCTGCCTGCCGAGCCCTCCCCGGAGGAGGTGCAGCGTTGGCGGGAAGAATTTGGCATCGGCGAGATCCGCTTCACGGAGAAGGCGATCAGTGTCTGGCAGTATCTTCTCGGCTACGGCCCCTGGTTGCTGATTATCGCCGTCTGGCTGTTTTTCCTGCGCCGCATGCAAGGGGTGGGGACCAAGGGGATCTTTTCCTTCGGCAAGTCGCGGGCGCGGCTGCTCACCGAAAATCGCCCGAAGGTGACGTTCGACGATGTGGCGGGTGCCGATGAGGCCAAGGAAGAGCTGCGCGAAATCATCGAGTTCCTCAAGGAGCCGGAGAAATTCCAGCGCCTTGGCGGCAAGATCCCCAAGGGTGCCTTGCTCCTCGGGCCGCCTGGAACGGGCAAGACTCTGCTTGCCAAGGCGGTGGCCGGCGAGGCGGGGGTCGCCTTCTTCAGCATGTCCGGGGCCGATTTTGTGGAGATGTTTGTCGGGGTGGGTGCCTCGCGCGTGCGCGACCTCTTTGAGCAGGGCAAACGCAACGCGCCCTGCATCATCTTCATCGACGAGATCGACGCCGTGGGCAGACAGCGGGGAGCCGGCTTGGGGGGCGGCCACGACGAGCGGGAGCAGACGCTGAACCAGCTCTTGGTGGAGATGGACGGCTTCGACTCCAACGAGGGCGTCATCGTCATCGCCGCAACCAACCGCCCTGACGTGCTGGACCAGGCCCTCCTGCGACCAGGGAGGTTTGACCGGCAGATCGTGGTCGATCGCCCCGACGTGCGCGGACGCGAAGGGATCTTGCGGGTGCACACCAAGAAGATCCCCTTGGGCCGCGACGTGGACCTCTCCATTTTGGCCAAAGGCACGCCGGGCTTTTCCGGCGCCGACCTTGCCAACATGGTCAACGAGGCGGCGCTGCTTGCCGCGCGCAAGAACAAGACCCACGTTACCATGGAGGACTTTGAAGAAGCCAAGGACAAGGTGATGATGGGTGCCGAGCGCAAGAGCCTGCTCATCAGCGAAGAGGAGCGACGGAGCACGGCCTACCACGAGGCAGGGCATGCCCTAGTGGCCAAGCTCATCCCCGGCTCGGACCCTGTGCACAAAGTGACCATCATCCCTCGCGGACGGGCGCTGGGCGCCACTACCACGCTGCCCATCGACGAGAAGCACAATTACTCCAAAGAGTACTGCCTCATCATGATGCGCCACCTGCTCGGCGGCCGCGCTGCAGAAAAGCTGGTCCTCAAGCAGCTCACTACCGGTGCTGGCAACGACATCGAACGCGCCACCGAGCTGGCGCGCAAAATGGTCTGCGAGTGGGGCATGAGCGACCGCCTGGGGCCGGTCACCTTCGGCAAGAAGGGCGAGGAGATTTTCCTTGGGCGCGAGATCGCCCAGCACCGCGACTACAGCGAAAAGACCGCCCAGCTCATCGACGAAGAAGTGAAACGCTTTGTGCTTTCGGCAGCCGAAGACGTGGAGAAGCTGCTGGCGGAGAACATCGACAAACTCCACGCCCTGGCTAATGCCCTTCTGGAGCGCGAGATCCTCGATGGCGAGGAGATCGACCGTATCCTTGCTGGCCAGGCTCTTGCGCCATCGAAGAACAGACGGACGCAGCGCGGAGGGCCGGCCGCAGCCAAGAAAAGCGATAAGGCGTCGGCAGCCGCGCCTCGCTGAACCGCAAGGATGTGCTGAGCGAACTCATGGCATACATTGTCTTGCTCCTGCGCTTGTGGCTGGTGCCTCCGTCGCGTCTGCCGCTGCTCATTGCCGTCGTTTCGGTTTTCCTGCTGGTCGTCCTTGCGCTGCTCTCCACTTCTACCACGGTATTGAACCGTCGGGTGCTGGTGCGCCTCTTGTTGGTTGTGGCGGCGCTCAGCGTGGCCGCAGAGGCGGCGCTCTTAGTGCGCCTTCGTGGGCCCGCGCCGCGACCGTACGTGGCGATTCTGCCTTTCTTACCGGGGAAGGAGTCTCCGCAGGCATGGGCGCTGAGCCGCACCCTTTGCCACAACCTGCGAGCGCTGAGTAGCAACTACTACGTGGGGAGTTTCGAGTCGGTATTGGAGGCGGTGCAGGCTGACAGCGTCATGGACCAGGCTTATGTGGCCAAGTTCTGTGAGCGAAGCGGGCTCGATGCTGCTGTTTCGGGGGAGCTTGTCCACCATGGCGAGGCCTTGCAGTGGAGCGGTCACTTGTGGCGCCAAGGCGTGTGGTCGGACACCACGTTGCCAGCCTCGGCAGGGGAACTCGAACCACTGGCCAAGGATGCCCAAGCTTGGCTTGTCCGCAAGTTAGGCCTCGTGCCGCCGCGCGCCGAGGAAAGGGAAGTCTACTGGGACGCGCAGGCGGCGCAGGCCGATATTTTGACGCGTGCAGCCAAGTTCGAGGAGGCGCGCAGGGTTCTCAGCAACGCACATCCTCCTTTGCACTGGCTGATGGTGGGCCAGTCCTACTTGCAGCAGGCCAAGCAGCTGCGCAACCTCGGCAGAGCGTGGCGCGAGCCTTTGTACCATGCCGTCACCACCGCGGAAGAACTGGTCCAGCAAGACTCGACCTTGGTAGAGGCGCACCTCCTGCTTGGCGAGTGCCACATTCTCGAGGAGGAATGGGACCGGGCCGAAACTCATGTGCGCAAGGCCTTGGCCCTGGACCCCTCCAGCAGCCATGCGCTGGTTCTCCTCATGCGCCTGCACCGTTCCCGGTATCGGGACCTCGGTTTCGAGGACGAAGAACAACTCTACCGGCGGGCTATCTGGTACGACCCCTGCTCGGTGAGCGCCCGCTTGGGCCTTGTCGCCTACTTGCAACAGATGGGGCGACGGTCAGAAGCGCTGCAGGCGGTGGACGAGGTGCTTCGCATTAACCCATCGTCTATCCCCGGCTTGCTGGCAAAGGGGAGGATGCTGATCACCTGGGAACAGAACGAAGCTGGATTCGCCTGCTTGGAAAAGGCAGCCAGTCTGGCACCCGACGACCCAGAAGTGCTCTTTGCCTTCGGGGTCGCTCGCTATGTGACCGAAGACTATGAAGGTGCGCGGCCCTTGTTTGAGCGCGCCGTTGCCGTGGGCGACCATCTTGACTCTTATCTGTACCTCGGGCTGATCGCGCGCCGCCTCGGCCAGCCCGAGAAGGCTCTGCCGTACTTCCAGGAGAGGGTGCGGCGCAAACGCGATGCACAGGACCGGCTGGCAGAGATCGCGCGGGAGAACATTTTCCAGATAACGCACTGAACTCGGGGCCAGGATGCCGGCAGAGCAGATGACTTTGCAGTTGACATGTCGCAGCAGGGTGCTCGACCTGTCCCGCAGGACGCTCATCATGGGCATCGTCAACGTCACCCCGGATAGCTTTTCTGACGGCGGGAAGTACTTCGATCTGGAGCGGGCGGTGGAACACGCCGTGGAGCTGTGCCGGCAGGGGGCCGACATCATCGATGTGGGCGGCGAATCCACGCGGCCAGGGGCTGAACCAGTACCCGCCGACGAAGAGATGCGGCGCGTGGTGCCGGTCATCGAGCGCTTGGCGCGCAGGGTGACGGTGCCCATCTCGGTGGACACCTACAAGGCATGCGTGGCCGAGGAGGCGCTTGCCGCGGGCGCGGCCATGGTCAACGACATCAGCGCCTTGCGCGCCGACCCGCACATGGCGGAGGTCGTGCGCCGCTTCGGTGCCGCTGTCGTGCTCATGCACATGCAGGGCGAACCGCGCACCATGCAGCTTGACCCCAGATACCAAGATGTGGTAGGAGATATCATCGCCTTCTTGCAGGAGAGGGCGTTGGCCTGCACGGCGCACGGCATTCCGCGCTCGTGCTTGATCGCCGACCCAGGGCTGGGCTTCGGCAAGACGGTTGAGCATAACTTTGAGATCATTCGCCGCTTGGCAGAGTTCAGGTGCCTGCAACTGCCCCTGCTGGTGGGGCCCAGCCGCAAATCGTTTGTGGGCGCAGTCACCGGCCTGCCGCCTCAGGAGCGGTTGGAAGGGACGGCGGCCGCGGTGGCTGCCTGCGTGCTCAACGGTGCTCACATCGTGCGCGTGCACGATGTGCAAGCCATGCGTCGCGTGGTAGCCGTCGCCGATGCCATCGCTCGCAAGGAACCGGCCCATTAACAGGGCAGAGGAAGCGTTCCCCCCACTGGGTAATCGCCAGGAGTAGGAAGCCGAAGGAGATCCTGTCGTGGTGCTCTTTCGCATTGGGTTCATCCCAGTCACGCTCTTCGATGTCTTGGATATCGCGGTCATCTCCTACCTCCTTTATCGGGTCTACTTTTTCATTCGTGGTACGCGCGCAGCGCAGATGACCGTCGGACTGGTGGTGATCCTGGTCCTTTCGGTGGTGGCGCCCCTCTTCAACTTGGGCGCCCTAAGTTGGCTTTTCCAGAACCTCAAGACCATCTGGTTAGTCGCCTTCGTGGTCGTGTTTCAGCCGGAACTCCGCAGGTTACTCATCTACATCGGCCAGACGCGGTTGGCGCGCTACTTTGTCAGCGTGGCCGGCACGCGCACGGTGGAAGAAGTGATTAAGGCCAGCTTGGAGCTTTCCAAGCGGGGCTACGGCGGCCTCATCGTCTTGGTAAAGGAGACAGGCCTGAGGCCTGTGGTGGAGACCGGGGTGCGGCTGCAGGCGGAGGTCTCTGTGCCGCTCATTGTCTCCATCTTCAATCCACGCTCGCCGCTCCACGACGGTGCCATTGTCATCCAGAACGAGCTGATCGAAGCGGCGCGCTGTATCTTACCCCTGTCGGACAATCCCCAGTTAGATCAAACCCTTGGCACGAGGCATCGAGCGGCAGTGGGATTGAGCGAGGAGAGCGACGCAGTAGTGATTGTAATCTCCGAAGAAACGGGCACAATCTCTGTTGCCTACAAAGGGGTTCTCAAGCGAGGGATGGATGAGCAGGCAATGCGCAGGGAACTTGAGCAGGACCTGCGTGTCACGCCGAGCTGAGAACGTTCAGATGAAGGATTGGCACCGGGTGCAGGAAGAGAGGAGGTAGGAACGGATGATCACCCGCGAGCAGGCAGAGAAGGCGCGGAAACGGGCGCTGAAACTCTTCAAGAAGGCAAGGATTGTCCTCACCGAGCAGGAAAAGCAGAACATCGAGATCGCCGACTTTGGTCTGGGCGAGCTAGAAAGTACTGGACTCGAACTGGTGGTGTACGTGAACACCGACCGGGTGTGTGCGAAGGAACTGGTGCTCTTTCCGTACCAGACCTGCCCAGAACATAGGCACCCGCCGGTTGAAGGGGAGCCTGGCAAGGAAGAGACCTTCCGCTGCCGCTGGGGCACGGTGTATCTGTACGTGCCCGGCGAACCGACTCCACATCCCAAGGCCAAGCCGCCCAAAGGGCGCGAGCAAGGGTACACCGTCTGGCATGAAGTGGAGCTCACCCCGGGGGCGCAATACATACTGCCGCCCAATACCCTCCACTGGTTTCAAGCCGGGCCAAAAGGGGCGATTGTGTCTGAGTTCTCGACCAGCAGCCGTGATGAGTCGGACATCTTCACCGACCCGCAGATCCAACGGACGCCGGTGATCGAGGGATAGGCTTCCCGCCACCCAGCCGGGAATTCCCCAAAAATGCAAAGGGAGATCTCCGATGAAGGTCTCCCTTTGTGTGTTTGAGCATGGCCTTGCCGATCCTGCTCAGAAGGTACGAGAAAGGGTCATCGTGTAGTGGCGGATGGGCATCAAGGTCCGCTCCACTTGGGTGTAGTTGTAGTTGAACAGGTTGCCGATATCAAAGCTGATGTCTGTACCAAGGAGCCTGTAGCCCATGCGCAGGTCGGCCACCTTCTGGGCCACTCTCTGGTCCCGCGGATAGACCTTCACTCGCTTCAAGCTGCTCACATAGCGGTAATCGACGCCAATGCGGAAGGGACCATCGGTGAAGGTCACCGTGCCCGTGAAGAGGTGGCGCGCACGATAGGCGAGGTAGTCGTCGGCGGTGATGTCCCAGGGGTCGAGCAGGGTGTAGGAGAGCGCTGGCGCCAGTCGTCCTTTCCACAAACTTCCCTGCAGGCTTGTCTCGATGCCGCGAATCCTTGCCTCCGTGACATTGACGAAGCGCACCGTTCCTGAGGCATCGGGCTCCGGCTCGATCAGGTCGTGATACTGATTGTGGAACAGGGCGCAATCGAAAAGGAAGCGCTTGGTGAGCTCCTGGTTGATCCCAACTTCATAGGACCAAGCAGACTCTGCCCGCAGCTGCAGGTTTGGAACTACGCGCAGGCCAGAGACCACCACGTCGGTGAAGCGCTCCGCCACACTCGGCGCACGAAAGCCGCGACCGGTGGACAGGCGCACGGTGGTGCCAGGGAGTGCCTTCCACACAAGGCCGAGCTTGGGGCTGAGTTGCTGCTCGTCGATGCCCACGTCGATGTGGCTGTAGTCAAAGCGCGCCCCGAGGGTGAAGAGGAATCGCCAGGGGAGTTTGATTTCGTCTTGCAGGTAGCAGGCGAGGGCATAGGCGTCGTGGTTGTCGAACATCGTCGACTGCACATAGTCAAAGGCGCCCTCGATGCCGGCGGTCACGGAGTGACGTGAAACGGGTAGCACGTCAGTCTGAATCTCGAAACCGAGCTTCTGCGCCTCGGAATAGTCGTTGTTGTCGTGGAAAAAGTTCTCCCAGCGATTGCGGAAATAGGACAGGCGCGTCTTCAGGCCCAGGCGTTCGCTCAGCGCGTGTTTGTAGACGGCGTTAAAATTCGCCTTCCACGACTTGACTTTGTCGCCCACTGCC of the candidate division KSB1 bacterium genome contains:
- the amrA gene encoding AmmeMemoRadiSam system protein A — translated: MSRGKEDRPGELTEQEKQQLLHIARAAIASRLKGEPLPDFAPVSERLRQKQGAFVTLHKRRALRGCIGYIEPVSPLYLAVAEMAQAAAFEDPRFAPLSEEELSEVDIEISVLSPTREISDLEEIKVGEHGLIVQQGIRKGLLLPQVATECNWDRTTFLRHTCLKAGLPADAYKQKGTSIKVFSAQVFGEKERED
- a CDS encoding fused MFS/spermidine synthase yields the protein MRFRLGFAVLVMGATATVAQVVAMRELVVVFYGNELLLGLLLTSWLLCTAAGSALAGRVGRRLTRASSAFALLQTIAALVLPATILGARASMMAWGKSQGQVVGLLPMLLTPPAVIGPVCFVLGFLYTLGCKAFAAHGLGDSVAIGRVYVLESIGATVGGIAASFLLIRYLHALEIAALLGSLNLVSAWLLCFWPKRKVRLPVGIVVVGGIVALAATATPLHRLGNSLFWHDYRLLHSENTPYANVAVVTADESVSFFENGLISFTYPDPEAAENLVQLALLQHPRPERVLLLGGGLGGGLQEVLKTPSVSHIDYVELDPRLITLAREYLPAEAVGVLDDLRVGVHHVDGRLYVQKATSRYDVVIIGLPEPRTTMVNRFFTREFFMRVRDVLNPGGVLSFAVSSSENVIGEELARFLSCLRNTLASVFPEVVLFPGATAHFFASTPPTKLTTDATLLLQRLRERGIATQFVREYYLPFRLATARVSYLNQVLEGHRNERLNTDFAPVAYYFDLILWSRQVSPVTARLFDAIAHAGSWAIWLPAAIVALFFAVAARMRWSLARVQRWAVGWAVLCAGFSGIALEVACMVAFQAIYGYVYYRVSLLVTAFMAGLAIGGMLGTRAVQRGSGVAARFKAVVATLVLLPLATLGVMYGLPKASTTHGSLTQFVLPLLLLATGALDGYQFPLANDLFAKAGTRVEHTAGTIYALDLLGASVGALLAAAIAIPVLGLPLTTVGLAFLNLSALVAAALCLNRR
- the tilS gene encoding tRNA lysidine(34) synthetase TilS, producing MHKTMLLARFEKCLREHRLVAPGQTVLVAVSGGVDSMVLLDLFACIQEPWRLQLVVAHLNHGLRGKEADRDQTFVSTRAGHYGLPVVTERADVAGYARQRHLSREAAAREVRYDFLRRAAQQAGAERVALGHHANDQAETFLDHLLRGAGLAGLGGMWWQRDIFVRPLLGFTRAELTEYATHHRLPFCEDSSNVDLRMRRNRLRHELVPHLASHYNPRVVEALSRACQAFQEADQGLRIIAARQLARDGREEGGKIVLDIAEFLRYLSVTQKYVLMDVVERMGGRRSQLDSRTLERVLRLVRQARPGTRVSLGGGIEAAVSGRYLVIGPSAQGSFCLPVHIGREVADPARGFVFKCSPATREEFQALRGTSPAVEFVDAGQVEEPLRLRSWQRGDRFFPLGMQESKKLSDFFIDAKVPHHRRHLVPLLECAKGIIWVCGLRLDERFRVTDKTRQLLRLEFHSDYASKEREAEG
- the hpt gene encoding hypoxanthine phosphoribosyltransferase; amino-acid sequence: MPAKSEKQKAEACDGYRLMLSPRRIQRRIKELAKELSRDYRGRVPVFIGVLNGGFIFMADLIRALEIDCEVDFMKISSYGDETMTSGWVKLLKDVDCQIEGRDVVVVEDIVDSGLSIQFLHRRLQRFKPKSVKYVALLLKEGAAKVPYEVDYVGFRIPNEFVVGYGLDQAQLLRNLGGIYVKKE
- the ftsH gene encoding ATP-dependent zinc metalloprotease FtsH translates to MGRTLFLWLIIITVSLYISQRLTIRNRGEQELQYAPHFVELLAARQVQKVMVRGKELHGEVREPQPFPKAGGQGYYTKFRVALPAEPSPEEVQRWREEFGIGEIRFTEKAISVWQYLLGYGPWLLIIAVWLFFLRRMQGVGTKGIFSFGKSRARLLTENRPKVTFDDVAGADEAKEELREIIEFLKEPEKFQRLGGKIPKGALLLGPPGTGKTLLAKAVAGEAGVAFFSMSGADFVEMFVGVGASRVRDLFEQGKRNAPCIIFIDEIDAVGRQRGAGLGGGHDEREQTLNQLLVEMDGFDSNEGVIVIAATNRPDVLDQALLRPGRFDRQIVVDRPDVRGREGILRVHTKKIPLGRDVDLSILAKGTPGFSGADLANMVNEAALLAARKNKTHVTMEDFEEAKDKVMMGAERKSLLISEEERRSTAYHEAGHALVAKLIPGSDPVHKVTIIPRGRALGATTTLPIDEKHNYSKEYCLIMMRHLLGGRAAEKLVLKQLTTGAGNDIERATELARKMVCEWGMSDRLGPVTFGKKGEEIFLGREIAQHRDYSEKTAQLIDEEVKRFVLSAAEDVEKLLAENIDKLHALANALLEREILDGEEIDRILAGQALAPSKNRRTQRGGPAAAKKSDKASAAAPR
- a CDS encoding tetratricopeptide repeat protein → MAYIVLLLRLWLVPPSRLPLLIAVVSVFLLVVLALLSTSTTVLNRRVLVRLLLVVAALSVAAEAALLVRLRGPAPRPYVAILPFLPGKESPQAWALSRTLCHNLRALSSNYYVGSFESVLEAVQADSVMDQAYVAKFCERSGLDAAVSGELVHHGEALQWSGHLWRQGVWSDTTLPASAGELEPLAKDAQAWLVRKLGLVPPRAEEREVYWDAQAAQADILTRAAKFEEARRVLSNAHPPLHWLMVGQSYLQQAKQLRNLGRAWREPLYHAVTTAEELVQQDSTLVEAHLLLGECHILEEEWDRAETHVRKALALDPSSSHALVLLMRLHRSRYRDLGFEDEEQLYRRAIWYDPCSVSARLGLVAYLQQMGRRSEALQAVDEVLRINPSSIPGLLAKGRMLITWEQNEAGFACLEKAASLAPDDPEVLFAFGVARYVTEDYEGARPLFERAVAVGDHLDSYLYLGLIARRLGQPEKALPYFQERVRRKRDAQDRLAEIARENIFQITH
- the folP gene encoding dihydropteroate synthase, which codes for MTLQLTCRSRVLDLSRRTLIMGIVNVTPDSFSDGGKYFDLERAVEHAVELCRQGADIIDVGGESTRPGAEPVPADEEMRRVVPVIERLARRVTVPISVDTYKACVAEEALAAGAAMVNDISALRADPHMAEVVRRFGAAVVLMHMQGEPRTMQLDPRYQDVVGDIIAFLQERALACTAHGIPRSCLIADPGLGFGKTVEHNFEIIRRLAEFRCLQLPLLVGPSRKSFVGAVTGLPPQERLEGTAAAVAACVLNGAHIVRVHDVQAMRRVVAVADAIARKEPAH